The proteins below are encoded in one region of Mycobacterium pseudokansasii:
- the murJ gene encoding murein biosynthesis integral membrane protein MurJ, with protein MKAAPRRIQPVPQRIPAPRRIERRAELSDAALVSRSWGMAFATLISRLTGFARIVLLAAILGAALSSSFSVANQLPNLVAALVLEATFTAIFVPVLARAEQDDPDGGAAFVRRLVTLATTLLLLATALSVAAAPLLVRLMLGRNPQVNEPLTTAFAYLLLPQVLVYGLSSVFMAILNTRNVFGPPAWAPVVNNVVAIATLGVYLAVPGELSVDPVKMGNPKLLVLGIGTTLGVFAQTAVLLVAIGREHVSLRPLWGIDQRLKRFGAMAAAMVLYVLISQLGLVVGNQIASTAAASGPAIYNYTWLVLMLPFGMIGVTVLTVVMPRLSRNAAADDIPAVLADLSLATRLTMITLIPAVAFMTVGGPAIGTALFAYGHFGQVDAGYLGAAIALSAFTLIPYGLVLLQLRVFYAREQPWTPIVIIVVITGVKIVASLLAPHVTDDRELVAGYLGLANGLGFLAGATVGYYLLRRALRPGGGQLIGAHEGHTILVTTAASLLAGLLAHVADRLLGLAQLTAHGGGAGSLLRLLILALIMVPILAAIMLGAQVPEAQAALRAIQHRLGVRPGKPGRREVTALDRSSGRYRVTYPEQRMSSPPGESAVHQPIRRSPPAIRAGIAKGPEVTDRPSDSAASSDAVSGTDLPRPVADDFQPDIPADADQGAESRPRRPDRLNGDADTRGPIPFDAPRERGPEPSVPRDDVNLVPGARIANGRYRLLIFHGGTPHLRFWQALDTALDRQVALTFVDPEGALPEEVRQGILARTLRLSRIDKPGIARVLDVLHTGAGGLVVAEWIRGGSLREVADTAPSPVGAIRAMQSLAAAADAAHRAGVALSIDHPSRVRVSIEGDVVLAYPATMPDANPHDDIRGIGAALYALLVNQWPLAESGSRSGFPPAERDASGAPVEPTVVDRDIPFQISAVAVRSVQEDGGIRSASTLLNLLQQATAVADRTEVLGPVEPAPPASVRRSAAEDSAAYARRRRNLLIGISAGAAVLLVALLVLVSVINKVFGNVGAGLNRDQLGLNTQTSSASEASSAPVGSTVKPTKATVFSPDGEADNPGQADLAIDGNPSTSWQTDTYSDAVPFPAFKNGVGLMLQLPKPTVVGAVTIDISSTGTKVEIRSSPTPNPSKLDDTSVLTSATALKPGHNTIAVKSSAPTSNLLVWISTLGTTDGKSRADISEITVQAAS; from the coding sequence ATGAAAGCGGCGCCGCGGCGGATACAACCAGTGCCGCAGCGGATACCGGCGCCCCGCCGCATCGAGCGCCGCGCTGAACTATCCGATGCCGCCCTGGTGTCACGGTCATGGGGAATGGCCTTCGCGACGCTGATCAGCCGGCTCACCGGGTTCGCCCGCATCGTGCTGCTGGCCGCGATCCTGGGCGCCGCGCTGTCCAGCTCGTTCTCGGTGGCCAACCAACTGCCCAACCTGGTCGCCGCGCTGGTCCTGGAAGCCACCTTCACCGCGATCTTCGTGCCGGTGCTGGCCCGTGCCGAGCAGGACGACCCCGACGGCGGCGCCGCGTTCGTGCGCCGACTGGTGACGTTGGCCACCACGCTGCTGCTGTTGGCCACCGCATTGTCGGTCGCCGCCGCGCCGCTGCTGGTGCGGCTGATGCTGGGCCGCAACCCGCAAGTCAACGAGCCACTGACCACCGCCTTCGCCTACCTGCTACTCCCCCAGGTTCTCGTCTACGGCCTGTCGTCGGTGTTCATGGCGATCCTGAACACCCGCAACGTGTTCGGGCCGCCGGCGTGGGCGCCCGTCGTCAATAACGTGGTTGCCATCGCGACCCTGGGGGTGTATCTGGCGGTCCCCGGTGAGCTGTCGGTCGATCCGGTCAAGATGGGCAACCCGAAGCTGTTGGTGCTGGGAATCGGCACCACGTTGGGGGTGTTCGCCCAAACCGCCGTGCTGCTGGTGGCGATTGGGCGCGAGCACGTCAGCCTGCGGCCGCTGTGGGGAATCGACCAGCGGCTCAAGCGTTTTGGCGCGATGGCGGCCGCGATGGTGCTGTATGTGCTGATCAGTCAGCTCGGTCTGGTCGTCGGCAACCAGATCGCCAGCACCGCAGCGGCGTCCGGCCCGGCGATCTACAACTACACCTGGCTGGTGCTGATGCTGCCGTTCGGCATGATCGGCGTGACCGTGCTGACCGTGGTCATGCCGCGGCTGAGCCGCAACGCCGCCGCTGACGACATCCCGGCCGTGCTCGCTGACCTGTCGCTGGCCACCCGGCTGACCATGATCACGCTGATTCCCGCGGTGGCGTTCATGACCGTCGGCGGGCCGGCGATCGGCACCGCGTTGTTCGCCTACGGACACTTCGGTCAAGTCGACGCCGGATACCTGGGCGCCGCGATCGCGTTGTCGGCGTTCACCTTGATTCCCTACGGGCTGGTGCTGCTGCAACTGCGGGTGTTCTACGCCCGCGAGCAACCCTGGACCCCGATCGTCATCATCGTGGTCATCACCGGCGTCAAGATCGTCGCCTCGCTGCTGGCCCCGCACGTCACCGATGACCGTGAATTGGTTGCCGGCTATCTGGGCCTGGCCAACGGCCTCGGTTTCCTGGCCGGCGCGACGGTCGGCTACTACCTGCTGCGACGGGCGCTACGGCCCGGCGGCGGCCAGCTGATCGGCGCCCACGAGGGGCACACCATCCTGGTGACGACCGCCGCCTCGTTGCTGGCCGGCCTGCTCGCCCATGTCGCGGATCGGCTGCTCGGCCTGGCTCAGTTGACCGCCCACGGCGGTGGGGCCGGTTCGCTGCTGCGGCTACTCATCCTGGCGCTGATCATGGTGCCGATTCTGGCCGCGATCATGCTCGGCGCACAGGTCCCGGAGGCACAGGCGGCGCTTCGGGCGATCCAGCATCGCCTCGGCGTTCGGCCCGGCAAACCGGGTCGGCGCGAGGTCACTGCGTTGGATCGATCGTCTGGCCGTTACCGCGTCACGTACCCTGAGCAAAGAATGTCGTCCCCGCCGGGGGAAAGTGCGGTCCATCAGCCGATCCGGCGCAGCCCTCCGGCAATCAGAGCCGGGATAGCGAAAGGACCGGAGGTGACCGACCGCCCATCGGACAGCGCCGCCTCGTCCGACGCCGTCTCCGGCACCGACCTACCGCGGCCGGTTGCCGACGATTTTCAGCCCGACATTCCCGCAGACGCCGATCAGGGTGCCGAGTCGCGGCCCCGCCGGCCCGATCGGCTCAACGGCGACGCCGACACCCGCGGGCCTATTCCGTTCGATGCGCCTCGCGAGCGTGGTCCGGAACCGTCAGTGCCGCGCGACGACGTCAACCTGGTTCCGGGTGCCCGCATTGCCAACGGCCGCTACCGGCTGCTGATCTTCCACGGCGGCACACCGCATCTGCGGTTCTGGCAGGCGCTAGACACCGCGCTGGATCGCCAGGTGGCGTTGACGTTCGTCGACCCCGAGGGGGCCTTGCCCGAGGAGGTCCGCCAGGGAATCCTGGCCCGCACGCTGCGGCTGAGCCGCATCGATAAACCCGGTATCGCGCGGGTGCTCGACGTCCTGCACACCGGCGCGGGCGGCCTGGTGGTCGCCGAATGGATCCGTGGTGGTTCGCTGCGTGAGGTTGCCGACACCGCGCCGTCGCCGGTCGGGGCTATCCGGGCGATGCAATCGCTGGCTGCGGCCGCCGATGCGGCCCATCGCGCCGGGGTGGCCCTGTCGATCGACCATCCCAGCCGGGTGCGCGTCAGCATCGAAGGCGACGTGGTGCTGGCCTACCCGGCCACCATGCCCGACGCCAACCCGCACGACGACATACGAGGGATCGGCGCCGCACTGTATGCCCTGCTGGTCAACCAGTGGCCACTAGCGGAGTCCGGGAGCCGCAGCGGGTTTCCCCCGGCCGAACGGGACGCGTCCGGTGCACCTGTCGAACCGACCGTCGTCGACCGCGACATTCCGTTTCAGATTTCCGCCGTTGCCGTACGGTCGGTACAGGAAGACGGCGGAATACGCAGTGCGTCAACGCTTTTGAACCTGCTGCAGCAGGCGACTGCGGTGGCCGACCGCACCGAGGTGCTCGGTCCCGTCGAGCCGGCGCCGCCGGCGTCGGTGCGCCGCTCGGCCGCGGAGGACAGCGCAGCCTATGCCCGGCGTCGCCGCAACCTGCTCATCGGTATCAGCGCTGGCGCCGCCGTCCTGCTGGTCGCCCTGCTGGTACTGGTCTCGGTGATCAACAAGGTCTTCGGCAACGTCGGCGCCGGGCTCAACCGTGACCAGCTCGGCCTGAACACCCAAACGTCGTCGGCGTCGGAGGCCAGTTCCGCCCCTGTCGGCAGCACCGTCAAACCCACCAAAGCCACCGTCTTCTCCCCAGACGGGGAGGCCGACAATCCAGGCCAAGCCGATTTGGCTATCGACGGCAATCCCAGCACTTCCTGGCAAACCGACACCTACAGCGACGCCGTCCCGTTCCCCGCTTTCAAGAACGGCGTCGGATTGATGTTGCAGCTGCCGAAGCCGACCGTGGTCGGTGCCGTCACCATCGACATTTCCAGCACCGGAACCAAGGTCGAGATCCGCTCGTCACCGACTCCGAACCCGTCGAAGCTCGACGACACCTCCGTGCTGACCTCGGCCACCGCGCTCAAGCCCGGCCACAACACCATCGCGGTCAAATCGTCGGCACCGACGTCCAACCTGCTGGTGTGGATTTCAACGTTGGGAACCACCGACGGCAAGAGCCGCGCCGACATCTCGGAGATCACGGTACAGGCCGCATCCTGA
- the sigM gene encoding RNA polymerase sigma factor SigM: MGFGGRRERSDAELLAAFVGGEHRAFEQLFRRHQRHLYRLARLTSRTPEDAEDAVQEAMISAHRCAASFRYDAAVSSWLHRIVVNACLDRLRQARARPTAPLDDVHPVPDATARVETEILVQRALLQLPVEQRAAVVAVDMQGYSIADTARILGVAEGTVKSRCARGRARLARLLGYLTTGASAVDTS; encoded by the coding sequence GTGGGTTTCGGGGGCAGACGGGAACGTAGCGACGCCGAGCTGTTGGCGGCTTTCGTCGGCGGCGAGCACCGCGCCTTCGAGCAGTTGTTCCGCCGCCATCAACGCCACCTGTACCGGTTGGCCCGACTCACCAGCCGCACCCCGGAAGACGCCGAGGACGCAGTGCAAGAGGCGATGATCTCGGCACACCGGTGCGCAGCGTCGTTTCGGTATGACGCGGCGGTCAGCAGCTGGCTGCACCGCATTGTGGTCAATGCCTGCCTGGACCGGCTCCGCCAGGCCAGGGCCCGGCCGACCGCCCCGCTCGACGACGTGCATCCGGTTCCGGATGCAACGGCCCGAGTCGAGACGGAGATCCTGGTGCAGCGGGCGCTGCTGCAGCTTCCGGTCGAACAACGGGCCGCAGTGGTCGCGGTCGACATGCAGGGGTATTCGATCGCCGACACGGCACGCATCCTGGGTGTGGCCGAGGGCACCGTCAAGAGCCGCTGCGCCCGCGGGCGAGCGCGGCTGGCGCGGCTGCTGGGCTACCTCACCACCGGTGCCAGCGCCGTCGACACCAGTTAG
- the trxB gene encoding thioredoxin-disulfide reductase, with translation MTPASATPDPIHDVIIIGSGPAGYTAALYTARAQLAPLVFEGTSFGGALMTTTEVENYPGFRDGITGPELMDQMREQALRFGADLRMEDVESVSLDGPIKSVVTADGETCRGRAVILAMGAAARYLHVPGEQELLGRGVSSCATCDGFFFRDQDIAVIGGGDSAMEEATFLTRFARSVTLVHRRDEFRASKIMLNRAHANDKINILTNKVVLAVDGDTTVTGLRLRDTATGEETTLPVTGVFVAIGHEPRSGLVRDAVDLDPDGYVLVNGGTTSTSLDGVFAAGDLVDRTYRQAVTAAGSGCAAAIDAERWLAEREATGHADSTDTLIGAQQ, from the coding sequence ATGACCCCCGCCTCCGCCACTCCAGACCCCATCCACGACGTGATCATCATCGGCAGCGGTCCTGCCGGATACACCGCCGCTCTCTACACCGCCCGGGCGCAGTTGGCTCCGCTGGTGTTTGAAGGCACCTCGTTCGGCGGGGCACTGATGACCACCACCGAAGTGGAGAACTATCCGGGTTTCCGCGACGGCATCACCGGTCCCGAGTTGATGGACCAGATGCGGGAACAGGCGCTGCGCTTCGGTGCGGACCTGCGCATGGAGGACGTGGAGTCGGTCTCGCTGGACGGACCGATCAAGTCGGTCGTCACCGCCGACGGGGAAACCTGCCGCGGTCGGGCCGTGATCCTGGCGATGGGTGCGGCGGCGCGTTACCTGCACGTGCCCGGCGAACAGGAGCTGCTCGGTCGCGGTGTGAGTTCGTGTGCCACCTGTGACGGGTTCTTCTTCCGCGACCAAGACATCGCCGTCATCGGCGGCGGTGACTCGGCCATGGAGGAGGCCACCTTCCTGACCCGCTTCGCCCGCAGTGTCACGCTGGTGCACCGCCGCGACGAGTTCCGGGCCTCCAAGATCATGCTCAACCGTGCCCACGCCAACGACAAGATCAACATCCTGACCAACAAGGTGGTGCTCGCCGTGGACGGGGACACCACCGTCACCGGACTGCGGTTGCGCGACACCGCCACCGGTGAAGAAACCACACTGCCGGTGACCGGCGTCTTTGTCGCGATCGGACACGAGCCGCGATCCGGCCTGGTGCGCGATGCCGTCGATCTGGATCCGGACGGCTACGTGCTGGTCAACGGCGGCACCACGAGCACTTCGCTGGACGGGGTATTCGCCGCCGGAGACCTGGTCGACCGCACCTACCGGCAGGCGGTCACCGCAGCCGGCAGCGGATGTGCCGCTGCCATCGACGCCGAACGCTGGCTGGCCGAACGCGAAGCAACGGGGCACGCCGACAGTACCGACACGCTGATTGGAGCACAACAATGA
- the trxA gene encoding thioredoxin: MTDSEKSGATIEVSDASFSTTVLSSNKPVLVDFWATWCGPCKMVAPVLEEIAAERSGSLTVAKLDVDANPQTARDFQVISIPTMILFKDGQPVKRIVGAKGKAALLREISDVVPSLD, from the coding sequence ATGACCGATTCCGAGAAGTCCGGCGCCACAATCGAAGTTTCCGATGCTTCTTTTTCCACCACTGTGCTGTCGAGCAATAAGCCTGTGCTGGTTGACTTTTGGGCTACCTGGTGCGGCCCGTGCAAGATGGTGGCGCCGGTGCTCGAAGAGATCGCCGCCGAGCGTTCGGGCAGCCTCACCGTGGCCAAGCTCGACGTCGACGCCAACCCGCAAACAGCGCGCGACTTTCAGGTCATCTCGATTCCCACGATGATCCTGTTCAAAGACGGCCAGCCGGTGAAGCGGATCGTCGGGGCCAAAGGGAAAGCGGCGTTGCTGCGCGAGATTTCTGACGTGGTACCAAGTCTCGATTAG
- a CDS encoding PE family protein: protein MTLRVVPEGLAGAAAAVEALSARLAAAHAAAAPVITAVAPPAADPVSLATAVGLSACGVQHVGIATEGVEELARSGVGIGEAGVSYAVGDAAAALTYAPTAGLI from the coding sequence TTGACGTTGCGAGTGGTTCCTGAGGGTTTGGCTGGCGCGGCTGCAGCCGTCGAGGCGTTGAGTGCTCGGTTGGCGGCTGCCCATGCTGCCGCAGCGCCTGTGATCACCGCGGTGGCGCCTCCGGCGGCTGATCCGGTGTCGCTGGCGACTGCGGTGGGGTTGAGCGCCTGCGGTGTGCAGCACGTGGGGATCGCCACTGAGGGTGTCGAAGAGCTGGCCCGCTCCGGTGTGGGCATCGGTGAGGCAGGCGTCAGTTATGCCGTTGGTGATGCCGCCGCAGCGCTGACGTATGCCCCTACGGCTGGTTTGATATGA
- a CDS encoding PPE domain-containing protein, whose translation MNDANFMQPVWFGCPPEIHSALLSAGPGPAPLVAAGAEWLSLSAQYAETAEELGTVLAAVAAGAWQGPSAELCTAAYAPYLAWLMQASTDGAAAAAAHEATTTAYTAALATMPTLAELAANHATHAILLATNFFGINTVPIAVNEADYVRMWIQASTTMSDYAAATATALATTPHILPPPVILKTGSTAATVAVASTLTPFPLWAILDIIWQTILTLLFSFVGFWGFLLFIWVVPILMIAAAAAALMGDYVAAAYLLDFALAWPIIIFGFGLSFFLSPLMAVVQVIGLIVNWIIGNLVGPALSVVANLGGGLALASPVTASVAAARAAAGAPLAAMAVDAMQPGPGMSAMLPQAQLVAAVSAGTLSPGSAAGADQGAGNLGFSGTLTAKGPLVKTGGLSTIGAECDGAQIPMLPASWEHGLVAALGDGGLIGAAV comes from the coding sequence ATGAACGACGCCAACTTTATGCAGCCTGTGTGGTTTGGCTGCCCGCCGGAGATCCATTCGGCGTTGCTGAGTGCAGGCCCGGGACCGGCTCCGTTGGTGGCGGCCGGCGCGGAATGGTTATCGCTGAGCGCTCAGTATGCCGAGACGGCCGAGGAACTGGGTACGGTGCTGGCCGCGGTAGCCGCCGGGGCTTGGCAGGGTCCCAGCGCGGAGCTGTGCACGGCGGCCTACGCCCCGTATCTGGCCTGGCTAATGCAAGCCAGCACCGATGGTGCGGCCGCGGCTGCTGCACACGAGGCCACCACCACCGCCTATACCGCTGCACTGGCGACAATGCCCACGTTGGCGGAGCTGGCCGCCAACCACGCTACCCACGCAATACTGTTGGCCACCAACTTCTTTGGCATCAACACCGTCCCGATCGCGGTGAATGAAGCCGACTATGTGCGGATGTGGATCCAGGCCTCGACCACCATGAGCGACTACGCGGCAGCCACGGCGACCGCCTTGGCCACCACACCCCACATCCTTCCGCCACCGGTTATCCTCAAAACCGGCAGCACAGCAGCTACCGTCGCCGTCGCATCCACTCTCACGCCTTTTCCTTTGTGGGCGATCCTCGACATTATTTGGCAAACCATTCTCACTCTATTGTTCAGCTTCGTCGGATTTTGGGGCTTCCTGCTCTTCATCTGGGTCGTACCCATACTTATGATTGCTGCCGCGGCAGCGGCCTTGATGGGCGACTACGTCGCCGCAGCGTATCTGCTGGACTTTGCCCTGGCTTGGCCAATCATCATCTTTGGCTTTGGCCTTTCGTTTTTCCTGTCGCCGTTGATGGCCGTTGTTCAGGTTATTGGCTTGATTGTCAATTGGATTATCGGAAATCTCGTCGGTCCGGCTTTGTCTGTGGTCGCTAATCTTGGTGGGGGATTGGCGCTGGCGAGCCCTGTTACCGCGTCCGTTGCTGCGGCGCGTGCGGCTGCGGGCGCTCCGTTGGCGGCAATGGCTGTCGATGCGATGCAACCCGGGCCCGGCATGTCGGCGATGCTGCCGCAAGCGCAATTGGTGGCAGCGGTCTCGGCCGGAACCCTATCGCCGGGATCAGCTGCGGGTGCCGATCAGGGTGCCGGCAACCTTGGTTTTTCGGGAACGTTGACCGCCAAAGGGCCTTTGGTCAAGACCGGCGGCTTATCCACCATCGGTGCCGAGTGTGATGGTGCGCAAATTCCGATGCTGCCGGCCAGTTGGGAGCACGGGCTCGTCGCAGCGCTCGGCGATGGGGGGTTGATCGGCGCAGCGGTATGA
- the esxG gene encoding type VII secretion system protein EsxG produces the protein MSLLDAHIPQLVASQTAFAAKAGLMRHTISSSEQSAMSAQAFHQGESAAAFQASHARFVEAAGKVNALLDIAQANLGDAAGTYVAADAAAASAYTGF, from the coding sequence GTGAGCTTGTTGGATGCCCATATTCCGCAGTTGGTGGCGTCGCAGACCGCGTTTGCCGCCAAGGCGGGGCTGATGCGTCACACCATCAGTTCTTCCGAGCAGTCAGCGATGTCGGCGCAGGCGTTTCATCAAGGTGAGTCAGCAGCGGCATTTCAGGCCTCGCATGCTCGGTTTGTCGAGGCGGCCGGCAAGGTGAACGCGTTGTTGGATATCGCGCAGGCCAATCTGGGTGATGCCGCCGGCACCTATGTGGCTGCCGATGCCGCTGCAGCTTCGGCCTATACGGGATTCTGA
- a CDS encoding WXG100 family type VII secretion target, which produces MSQIMYNYPAMMAHAGDMSGYAGTLHSLGADIATEQAALSNAWQGDTGLTYQGWQAQWNQSMQELVSAYQSIASTHESNTLAMNARDMAEAAKWGA; this is translated from the coding sequence ATGTCACAGATTATGTACAACTACCCTGCCATGATGGCTCATGCGGGGGACATGTCCGGGTATGCCGGGACACTGCACAGCCTGGGTGCTGACATAGCCACCGAGCAGGCCGCATTGTCCAATGCATGGCAGGGCGACACCGGGCTGACCTATCAGGGTTGGCAGGCACAGTGGAATCAGTCCATGCAGGAATTGGTCAGCGCATATCAATCGATAGCCTCCACGCATGAATCCAACACGTTGGCGATGAACGCCCGCGACATGGCCGAAGCCGCCAAATGGGGCGCCTAG
- the cwlM gene encoding N-acetylmuramoyl-L-alanine amidase CwlM, producing MPSPRREDGDALRCGDRSAAVTEIRAALAALGMLDNSDEDLTTGRHVALEVFDAELDHAVRAFQQHRGLLVDGIVGEATYRALKEASYRLGARTLYHQFGAPLYGDDVATLQARLQDLGFYTGLVDGYFGLQTHNALMSYQREYGLAADGICGPETLRSLYFLSSRVSGGSPHAIREEELVRRSGPKLSGKRIIIDPGRGGADHGLITQGPAGPISEADVLWDLASRLEGRMSAIGMETFLSRPANRSPSDAERAAIANAVGADLMISLRCETQASPSANGVASFHFGNSHGSVSTIGRNLADFIQREVVARTGLRDCRTHGRTWDLLRLTRMPTVQVDIGYITNPHDREMLVSTQTRDAIAEGILAAVKRLYLLGKNDRPTGTFTFAELLAHELSVERASRLGGP from the coding sequence ATGCCGAGTCCGCGCCGCGAAGACGGCGACGCGCTGCGCTGTGGTGACCGTAGCGCCGCTGTCACCGAGATCCGTGCTGCGCTGGCCGCGCTGGGGATGCTGGATAATTCCGACGAAGATCTGACCACAGGCCGACACGTCGCGCTCGAGGTGTTCGACGCCGAACTCGACCACGCGGTACGCGCCTTCCAGCAGCATCGCGGACTGCTCGTTGACGGCATCGTCGGCGAGGCCACCTATCGGGCCTTGAAGGAGGCGTCCTACCGGCTCGGCGCCCGCACGCTCTATCACCAATTCGGTGCGCCCCTATACGGTGACGATGTCGCGACACTACAGGCTCGACTTCAAGATCTCGGGTTCTACACGGGGCTGGTCGACGGATATTTCGGGTTGCAGACCCACAATGCGCTGATGTCGTACCAGCGTGAGTACGGGCTCGCCGCCGACGGCATCTGCGGCCCGGAAACGTTGCGCTCCTTGTACTTTCTCAGTTCACGGGTCAGCGGCGGCTCACCGCATGCGATTCGGGAAGAGGAGCTGGTCCGCCGTTCGGGTCCCAAGTTGTCCGGCAAGCGGATCATCATCGATCCCGGCCGCGGGGGTGCCGATCACGGCCTGATCACCCAAGGCCCGGCCGGGCCGATCAGCGAGGCAGATGTTTTGTGGGACTTGGCGAGTCGTCTCGAAGGACGAATGTCGGCCATCGGCATGGAGACCTTCTTGTCCCGACCGGCTAACCGCAGCCCGTCAGACGCCGAACGTGCCGCCATCGCCAACGCGGTTGGCGCAGACCTGATGATCAGCCTGCGCTGCGAGACCCAAGCCAGTCCTTCGGCTAACGGCGTCGCCTCGTTCCACTTCGGAAACTCGCACGGGTCGGTATCCACCATCGGTCGCAATCTGGCTGACTTCATTCAGCGAGAAGTTGTGGCGCGCACTGGTTTACGGGACTGCCGTACCCATGGCCGAACATGGGATCTGTTGCGGCTAACCCGGATGCCGACCGTTCAAGTCGACATCGGCTACATCACCAATCCCCATGACCGGGAGATGCTGGTCTCAACACAGACCCGCGACGCCATTGCCGAAGGTATTCTTGCCGCCGTCAAGCGCCTCTACCTGTTGGGCAAAAACGACCGGCCCACAGGCACTTTCACTTTCGCCGAGCTATTGGCCCACGAGCTCTCGGTGGAGCGGGCCAGCAGGCTCGGCGGTCCCTGA
- a CDS encoding ParB/RepB/Spo0J family partition protein codes for MTQPSRRKGGLGRGLASLIPTGPADGESGPSFGPRMGSATADVVIGGPMLDASPMGAVYREIAPSDIEANPRQPRQVFDQEALQELVHSIREFGLLQPIVVRAVEATPGGAHYQIVMGERRWRAAQEAGLATIPAIVRETGDDSLLRDALLENIHRVQLNPLEEAAAYQQLLDEFGVTHDELATRIGRSRPLITNMIRLLKLPIPVQRRVAAGVLSAGHARALLSLEAGPEAQEELASRIVAEGLSVRATEEAVTLANRAGTGTPTPPRRKPIQMPGLQDVAERLSTAFDTRVTVSLGKRKGKIVVEFGSVDDLQRIIGLMTDAKA; via the coding sequence ATGACGCAGCCGTCACGCCGGAAGGGCGGCCTTGGGCGGGGACTGGCTTCGCTGATTCCCACCGGTCCCGCCGACGGTGAGTCCGGGCCGTCGTTCGGCCCACGGATGGGGTCGGCGACCGCCGACGTCGTGATCGGCGGGCCCATGCTCGATGCCAGCCCGATGGGTGCGGTGTACCGCGAGATCGCCCCGTCGGACATTGAGGCCAATCCCCGGCAACCGCGCCAGGTTTTCGACCAAGAGGCACTGCAGGAATTGGTGCACTCGATCCGCGAGTTCGGGCTCTTACAGCCAATTGTCGTGCGAGCGGTCGAGGCAACGCCAGGCGGTGCACACTACCAAATCGTGATGGGGGAGCGACGTTGGCGCGCTGCCCAAGAGGCGGGCCTAGCCACGATTCCCGCTATCGTGCGCGAAACCGGTGACGACAGTCTGCTGCGCGACGCCCTATTGGAAAACATCCATCGGGTCCAGTTGAACCCGCTGGAGGAGGCGGCCGCCTACCAACAGCTACTTGATGAATTCGGCGTCACCCACGATGAACTGGCCACACGCATCGGCCGGTCCCGCCCGTTGATCACCAACATGATCCGATTGCTCAAGCTGCCGATCCCCGTTCAGCGGCGGGTAGCCGCAGGGGTGTTGTCGGCTGGTCACGCGCGTGCGCTGCTGTCGCTGGAGGCCGGGCCGGAGGCACAGGAGGAACTGGCGAGCCGGATCGTCGCCGAGGGCCTGTCGGTACGAGCCACCGAGGAAGCCGTCACGCTGGCCAACCGAGCGGGTACCGGCACACCAACCCCGCCGCGGCGCAAACCGATTCAAATGCCCGGACTTCAAGACGTTGCCGAGCGACTGTCGACCGCCTTCGACACCCGGGTTACGGTCAGCCTTGGCAAACGCAAGGGCAAGATCGTGGTGGAGTTCGGCTCGGTGGACGATTTGCAGCGGATCATCGGCTTGATGACCGATGCGAAGGCGTGA